A single window of Paroedura picta isolate Pp20150507F chromosome 8, Ppicta_v3.0, whole genome shotgun sequence DNA harbors:
- the LOC143844068 gene encoding uncharacterized protein LOC143844068 yields MQGEGHTFSEQGEGLDWDLSQGDGASAGPHSSGMMRAISGTTPGPEEFLERHVTQRRRLSKYDRPTGDERWPEHLGLPSYALEPVGETQDLQYKLDRVTNWLQDLSGRLDPEEKRRTQRLLKEVRGGGAHDTSLRRVSGGLALREHGMADTQAAADAEALARARAQLEIEAEAEARAREQRGQEGEGEEREDEGGAGGDGAGGDGADGGEDAAAAAAAAAAADVAGAEAAAAAAAREAARAAARAAEAARVAERARAAAGRGRGIGRGARPPAPAPAPADWGPGRLPAHLRGVEMRSTYKFKAKFSGDPSDFPTFLVHLQAYMMEMGFTFQDDAEKVRFVGQALEGKAAKWFVDLYRYHPQAIRDYNHFMRALRQMYVEPFERETAEKKLRAHRQGKLSVVEYAREFKELASSVPDWTEPQRVLSFVGGLNPTLADKCLLLEDPLTVEGWVQLAGEMENRLERASMVQVLAGKTVAKTSTPAKTKPRAKLEPSERSRRMEKGLCLGCGQAGHFLANCPSKATATPRAVSSAPPKAQPAKKPTPKKSAKSLLAPVTAVPAVDDSEEGSGLEDEDQAEEQSGNEDGLL; encoded by the coding sequence atgcagggcgagggacatactttttctgagcagggagagggcctggattgggacctctcccagggcgacggcgcgagtgccggcccgcacagctcgggcatgatgcgggcaatctcggggacaaccccggggcccgaggaatttttggaacgacacgtcacccagcgcaggcgattgtcaaaatacgaccgccctactggggacgagaggtggccggagcacctgggactgcctagctacgcgctggagcctgtgggtgagacacaggacttgcagtacaagctggacagggtgactaactggctgcaggatctttcgggtcggttggatccggaggagaagcgccgaacgcaacgcctgctgaaggaagtgcgtggtggtggtgcgcacgataccagcctgcgacgagtgagtggtgggcttgcactgcgggagcacggcatggcggacacgcaagcggcagcggatgctgaggcgttggccagggccagggcgcagctggaaatcgaggcggaggcagaggctcgagcgagagagcaacgcggacaagaaggcgagggcgaggagcgagaggacgaaggcggcgcgggcggcgatggagccggaggagacggcgcggacggaggcgaggacgcagcggcggcggcagcagcggcggcggcagcggacgttgcgggagccgaggcggcggcggcagcagcggcgcgcgaagcggcgcgagcggcagcgcgagcagcggaggcagcccgggtggcggaacgagcaagagcggcggcggggagaggacgaggcatcggccgcggcgcaagacccccagcaccggccccggcaccggcggattggggcccggggcgcctaccagcccacctccggggtgtggagatgcggagcacctataaattcaaggctaagttttccggagacccctccgattttcctacgtttctggtgcacctccaggcctacatgatggaaatggggttcactttccaggatgatgctgagaaagtgcgcttcgtgggccaagccctagaaggcaaagcagccaagtggtttgtggacttgtaccgctatcacccccaagccattcgtgactacaaccatttcatgagagccctgcgccagatgtacgtggaaccgttcgagcgagagaccgcggagaagaaactcagggctcaccgacaagggaagttgtcagtggtcgagtacgccagggagtttaaagagctggcttcctcggtgccggactggacggagccccaacgtgtgctgtcgtttgtggggggcctcaatcctactctggcagacaaatgcctcctcctggaagacccgcttacagtcgaaggttgggtccaattggctggggagatggaaaatcgattggagcgagcttcgatggtgcaagtcctggcaggcaaaaccgtggcgaaaacttccaccccggcgaaaaccaagccccgagccaagttggagccgtctgagcgctcccggcgcatggaaaaagggctgtgcttgggttgtggccaagcggggcactttctcgcaaactgcccctcaaaagcaacagcgaccccgagggccgtgagcagcgccccgccgaaagcccagcctgccaagaaacccactcccaagaaaagtgccaagtctctcctggcgcCGGtgactgccgtgccagcagtggacgactcggaggagggaagcgggctggaggacgaggatcaagccgaggagcagtcgggaaacgaggacggtctgctgtaa